In a genomic window of Rhododendron vialii isolate Sample 1 chromosome 12a, ASM3025357v1:
- the LOC131309441 gene encoding uncharacterized protein LOC131309441 — MVENNPRAWHELLSKVLWAYRTSKKEATNITPYMLVYGHDPVLPMEVAVKSTRITYQHGLTPADYTQAMLVELENLDEVRLTALDHMLVQKRRVARSYDKCVRKKSFSEGDLVWKAVFPLGEKNSRYGKWSPTWEGPYQIAQVLRGNVYLLMDLSGVLFKHLTNGKYLKHHYPTMWEMKDFGENIINKP, encoded by the coding sequence atggtggaaaatAATCCAAGGGCTTGGCACGAGTTACTCTCTAAGGTCTTATGGGCCTACAGAACTTCAAAGAAGGAAGCTACCAATATAACCccttatatgttggtatatggACATGATCCAGTCCTACCAATGGAAGTGGCGGTGAAATCAACAAGGATAACATACCAACATGGCCTCACTCCTGCAGATTATACTCAGGCTATGTTGGTGGAACTTGAAAACTTGGATGAAGTTAGGCTCACAGCCCTTGACCATATGTTGGTTCAGAAAAGGAGAGTTGCTAGATCTTATGACAAATGTGTGAGGAAGAAGAGCTTTTCTGAAGGTGACTTGGTTTGGAAAGCCGTATTTCCTTTAGGGGAAAAGAATTCAAGATATGGCAAGTGGTCCCCGACCTGGGAAGGACCTTATCAGATTGCTcaagtccttagaggtaatGTCTATCTTCTTATGGACTTAAGTGGTGTTCTGTTTAAGCAtttaacaaatggaaagtacTTAAAACATCATTATCCTACGATGTGGGAAATGAAAGATTTTGGggaaaatattattaataaacCATAG